One genomic window of Paenarthrobacter ureafaciens includes the following:
- a CDS encoding aldo/keto reductase, with protein MQQRYVGNSGFRVSSLSLGTMSWAQETDEQDASELLHAFVDAGGTTIDTAASYAQGQAEALLGSMLGVVVARSEVVISTKAGVSLSDSRRSINASRGAMLAALDASLARLGTDYIDIWFAHEWDPNVPLDETLSALELAQRTGRARYVGISNYNGWQTAKAAAVAGFTLVANQSEYSLLQRKPEEELIPAIEDAGLGLMAWAPLGRGVLSGKYRGQIPADSRAAQGRLTAYVEPYLEPRGSRVVEAVAMAARGLGRSPLDVSLSWLLSRPGVSAAIVGPRNAVHLKELLDAQLAVLPAEISRALEDVS; from the coding sequence ATGCAGCAGCGTTATGTCGGAAACAGCGGGTTCCGGGTGTCGTCATTGTCCCTCGGAACGATGTCCTGGGCACAGGAAACTGATGAGCAGGATGCCTCCGAACTGCTTCATGCGTTTGTGGATGCCGGCGGCACGACGATCGACACGGCTGCTTCCTATGCGCAAGGGCAGGCCGAAGCGTTGCTTGGTTCCATGCTCGGCGTAGTTGTTGCACGCTCCGAGGTGGTGATCTCCACCAAGGCAGGGGTATCCCTGTCCGACTCCAGGCGCAGCATCAATGCCTCCCGGGGGGCCATGCTGGCAGCCCTCGACGCGAGCCTTGCCAGGCTCGGTACCGATTACATCGACATCTGGTTTGCGCACGAGTGGGACCCGAACGTGCCACTCGACGAAACGCTGTCCGCGTTGGAACTGGCGCAACGGACGGGCCGTGCCCGTTACGTAGGTATCTCCAATTACAACGGGTGGCAGACCGCAAAGGCCGCAGCGGTGGCCGGCTTCACGCTGGTGGCCAACCAGTCCGAGTACTCCCTCCTGCAGCGCAAGCCCGAAGAAGAGCTGATTCCCGCGATCGAGGATGCGGGCCTTGGGCTCATGGCCTGGGCACCTCTGGGTCGCGGCGTCCTCAGCGGAAAGTACCGCGGCCAGATTCCAGCCGATTCCCGGGCCGCGCAAGGGCGCCTCACAGCCTACGTTGAACCGTACCTGGAGCCCCGGGGATCACGGGTGGTGGAAGCTGTTGCCATGGCGGCCCGCGGACTGGGGCGCTCACCCCTGGATGTCTCATTGAGTTGGCTGCTGTCCCGTCCCGGGGTCTCCGCGGCAATTGTTGGACCCCGGAACGCGGTCCACCTCAAGGAGCTTCTGGACGCTCAGCTCGCCGTCCTGCCTGCCGAGATATCGCGGGCTTTGGAAGACGTTTCCTAG
- the rfbA gene encoding glucose-1-phosphate thymidylyltransferase RfbA: MRGIILAGGTGSRLHPITLGISKQLVPVFDKPMIYYPLCTLMLAGIRDILVITTPTDADQFQKLLGDGSQFGISLSYAQQPTPDGLAQAFVLGEDHIAGGKVALVLGDNIFNGPGMGAQLRHYSDVDGGAIFGYWVKDPSAYGVVEFDDDGLAISIEEKPAEPKSNYAVPGLYFYDNDVVAMAKELKPSARGELEITDINRQYMKLGKLHVQKFPRGTAWLDTGTFSDLNDASNYVRTTENRQGLKIGAPEEVAWRMGYLDDDGLRQQAAKLAKSGYGSYLLDILDRR; encoded by the coding sequence ATGCGAGGAATTATCCTGGCCGGTGGAACAGGTTCACGGCTTCACCCCATTACGCTCGGAATCAGCAAACAATTGGTTCCCGTCTTTGATAAGCCAATGATTTATTACCCTTTATGCACCCTCATGTTGGCCGGCATCCGGGACATTCTGGTGATCACCACTCCCACGGACGCCGACCAATTCCAGAAGCTGCTGGGCGACGGTTCCCAGTTCGGCATCTCGCTCAGCTACGCGCAGCAGCCCACACCTGATGGCCTGGCCCAGGCTTTCGTCCTTGGCGAAGATCACATTGCCGGAGGCAAAGTGGCGCTGGTCCTCGGCGACAACATCTTCAACGGCCCCGGCATGGGCGCCCAACTGCGCCACTACAGCGACGTCGACGGCGGAGCAATCTTTGGTTATTGGGTCAAGGACCCCAGCGCCTACGGCGTTGTGGAGTTCGACGACGACGGCCTCGCCATTTCCATCGAGGAGAAACCAGCCGAGCCTAAGAGCAATTACGCAGTTCCGGGCCTGTACTTTTACGACAACGACGTCGTTGCCATGGCTAAAGAGTTGAAACCGTCCGCGCGGGGTGAATTGGAAATTACCGATATCAACCGCCAATACATGAAGCTGGGAAAACTACATGTGCAGAAATTCCCCCGCGGCACGGCATGGCTGGACACGGGAACCTTCAGTGACCTAAACGACGCGTCGAACTACGTCCGCACCACCGAGAACAGGCAGGGCCTGAAGATCGGTGCACCCGAGGAAGTGGCGTGGAGGATGGGCTACCTCGACGACGACGGTCTTCGCCAGCAAGCAGCGAAGCTCGCCAAAAGCGGCTACGGGAGCTACCTGCTGGACATCCTGGACCGTCGCTAG
- a CDS encoding undecaprenyl-diphosphate phosphatase has translation MNWIEAALLGLVQGLTEFLPISSSAHLRIVGSFLPNAADPGAAFTAITQLGTETAVIVYFWRDIVRIIGAWFGSLTGKVARNNPDARMGWLVILGSLPIVVLGLLFQDQIESVFRSMWIVATMLIVFGMILAVADAIGRQERDLTQLTYKHGILYGFAQAMALIPGVSRSGGTITAGLLMGYTREAAARYSFLLAIPAVFGSGLYQLYKTVSNDGIAGPYGLGETALATVIAFVVGYVIIGWFLKFVSTRSYRLFVWYRILLGLALYVLLGFGVISA, from the coding sequence GTGAACTGGATAGAAGCAGCCTTGCTGGGCCTGGTGCAGGGCCTCACCGAATTCCTCCCGATCTCCTCGAGCGCCCACCTGCGCATTGTCGGCTCGTTCCTGCCGAATGCCGCCGACCCCGGCGCTGCCTTTACGGCCATCACGCAGCTGGGCACGGAGACAGCGGTGATCGTGTACTTCTGGCGGGACATCGTCAGGATCATCGGAGCCTGGTTCGGCTCACTGACCGGGAAAGTAGCCAGGAACAATCCCGATGCCCGCATGGGCTGGCTGGTCATTCTCGGCAGCCTTCCCATCGTTGTCCTCGGCCTCCTCTTCCAGGACCAGATCGAGTCGGTGTTCCGCAGCATGTGGATTGTGGCAACCATGCTGATCGTCTTTGGCATGATCCTCGCCGTGGCCGACGCGATCGGCCGCCAGGAGCGCGACCTCACCCAACTGACGTACAAGCACGGCATCCTGTACGGATTTGCCCAGGCCATGGCCCTGATCCCGGGGGTATCCCGCTCCGGCGGCACCATTACGGCCGGCCTGCTCATGGGCTACACCCGTGAGGCAGCCGCCCGCTATTCCTTCCTGCTTGCCATTCCGGCCGTCTTCGGCAGCGGGCTCTACCAGCTGTACAAGACCGTTTCCAATGACGGCATCGCCGGGCCCTACGGACTTGGCGAGACTGCCTTGGCCACCGTCATCGCGTTCGTGGTGGGTTACGTCATCATCGGATGGTTCCTCAAGTTCGTTTCCACGCGAAGCTACCGGCTGTTCGTCTGGTACCGCATCCTGCTGGGCCTGGCCCTGTATGTCCTGCTCGGTTTCGGTGTGATCAGCGCCTAG
- the rfbB gene encoding dTDP-glucose 4,6-dehydratase — protein sequence MQRILVTGGAGFIGCNFVHYIMGHSRLHVTVLDKLTYAGNRASLAGLPPERFEFVKGDICDAALVEKLTGQVDAVVHFAAESHNDNSLEEPRPFVDTNLVGTFTLIEAARKHGTRFHHISTDEVYGDLALDDPARFTEGSVYRPTSPYSATKAGSDLLVRAWVRSFGLRATISNCSNNYGPYQHVEKFIPRQITNLLDGIRPRLYGEGRNVRDWIHVEDHSSAVAAILERGRIGETYLIGADGELSNRSVVEKLLVQVGQSPDAYDLVTDRPGHDLRYAIDSGKLRRELGWTPRYGDFDAGLAATVRWYRDNEAWWRPKKAETEHKYAGQGH from the coding sequence ATGCAGAGAATCCTTGTCACCGGCGGGGCCGGGTTCATCGGATGCAACTTTGTTCACTACATCATGGGCCACAGCCGCCTTCATGTCACCGTCCTGGACAAATTGACCTATGCAGGCAACCGCGCGTCGTTGGCGGGTTTACCGCCGGAGAGGTTCGAGTTTGTCAAAGGCGATATCTGCGATGCGGCGCTGGTGGAAAAGCTGACGGGGCAAGTGGATGCCGTAGTGCACTTCGCCGCCGAATCGCACAACGACAATTCACTGGAGGAGCCGCGGCCGTTCGTGGACACGAATCTCGTGGGCACTTTCACCCTTATCGAGGCGGCCCGCAAACACGGAACGCGGTTCCACCACATTTCCACCGACGAGGTCTATGGCGACCTCGCCTTGGATGATCCCGCCCGGTTCACGGAGGGGTCCGTGTACCGGCCCACGAGTCCGTACTCGGCCACCAAGGCGGGATCGGACCTGCTGGTCAGGGCCTGGGTCAGGTCGTTCGGGTTGCGGGCGACCATCAGCAACTGCTCAAACAATTACGGACCGTACCAGCACGTGGAGAAGTTCATTCCGCGCCAAATCACCAACCTCCTGGACGGCATCCGGCCCCGGCTGTACGGGGAAGGCCGGAATGTGCGGGACTGGATCCATGTGGAGGACCATTCCTCGGCAGTGGCGGCCATCCTCGAACGGGGCAGGATCGGTGAGACGTACCTGATCGGAGCGGACGGTGAGCTGTCCAACCGTTCCGTCGTGGAGAAGCTGCTGGTTCAGGTGGGCCAGTCCCCCGATGCCTATGACCTGGTAACGGACCGCCCCGGCCATGACCTCCGTTATGCCATCGACTCGGGCAAGCTGCGGAGGGAATTGGGATGGACACCGCGCTACGGTGACTTCGACGCCGGGCTGGCTGCCACCGTGCGCTGGTACCGGGACAACGAGGCATGGTGGCGGCCAAAAAAGGCCGAAACGGAACACAAGTACGCAGGACAGGGCCACTGA